The following are from one region of the Malassezia vespertilionis chromosome 4, complete sequence genome:
- the dot2 gene encoding ESCRT II complex subunit Dot2 (BUSCO:EOG0926477X; EggNog:ENOG503NTWB; COG:K) yields MRRGPGIVALDRHARSASQYTSLVQELNASKVETLRQQIDAFAQTLREFAANHKQDIRQDPEFRHAFQSMCSSLFVDPLTGHPPTARAGSRLGKVGEIWNDLLGFSDWQFSLGVQIVDVCVSTRSQNGGLIAMDDLIGGVMRLRNGTGFTEQTERITAEDIARSIKALRPLGCGYELFEIRGRAMVRTVPHELSPDTQKVLSFMFFPGLPCTDAVGVPFISTTNTQNEETRKALSGDGAIWTELWANQVLDDMLLNDGILWLDIVPSSLDRSPEHNRRRYYSVSLGESLLSRQGAVAFDRVLLHGADEPSIPMDARP; encoded by the coding sequence ATGCGAAGGGGTCCCGGGATTGTCGCGCTGGACCGACATGCTCGATCGGCATCGCAGTACACGTCTTTGGTGCAAGAGCTGAATGCTTCGAAAGtagagacgctgcgccagcaaaTTGATGCATTTGCACAAACGCTCCGTGAATTTGCTGCAAACCACAAGCAAGATATTCGGCAAGATCCCGAGTTTCGCCACGCATTTCAGAGCATGTGTTCAAGTTTGTTTGTTGACCCACTCACTGGGCACCCCCCTACGGCACGGGCTGGGTCCCGTCTAGGGAAAGTTGGCGAGATCTGGAACGATTTGCTCGGATTCAGTGACTGGCAATTTTCACTGGGCGTCCAGATCGTGGATGTATGCGTCAGTACACGATCCCAGAATGGGGGACTTATCGCAATGGACGACTTGATTGGCGGCGTGATGCGACTTCGAAATGGGACAGGCTTTACGGAGCAAACGGAGCGCATTACTGCCGAAGACATTGCGCGGAGCATCAAAGCATTGCGTCCGCTAGGGTGTGGATACGAGCTGTTTGAAATCCGGGGTCGCGCAATGGTTCGCACTGTACCGCATGAGCTAAGCCCGGACACACAAAAAGTGCTTTCTTTCATGTTCTTTCCAGGGCTTCCTTGCACTGACGCAGTGGGCGTTCCCTTTATTTCCACTACAAATACCCAAAATGAAGAGACGCGCAAAGCACTTTCAGGGGACGGTGCAATATGGACTGAGCTTTGGGCGAACCAGGTGCTAGATGATATGCTGCTAAATGATGGAATATTGTGGTTGGATATCGTGCCGAGCTCGCTGGACCGCAGCCCTGAACACAATAGGAGGCGATACTATTCAGTGTCTCTTGGAGAAAGTCTTCTTTCACGGCAAGGTGCAGTGGCTTTCGATcgtgtgctgctgcacggcgcagacgAGCCAAGTATACCTATGGACGCGCGCCCGTAA